In Spirosoma aureum, a single genomic region encodes these proteins:
- a CDS encoding thioredoxin-like domain-containing protein gives MKNLLLTALFGLFLTTCLQAQSTNPPAQSEGFKITAHVQGIKDTTCVLAHYFGAGQYIPKDTARVDVNGNMVFEGKKHLPEGLYIAVTPKNRYIELLMTNDQEFSFATDTANVIKNMKVTGSKENELFYTYQQGLGSFYDEAKALEVEKKLRNDATSAAMVNQKMSDLQKKAQMYREQFFKENNNTFAVKLIKASAEPDVPPAPKLANGRPDSVWVFNYFKSHFWDDYDFADERFVRTPILQKKIDRYLKELTVQTPDSLIKEADLMVGKARAGKSKEVLSYTVWYITSQYEQPKVMGTDGLFVHMFEKYYATGIMPVSDSSTIKNIGDRVKTLKPLLVGKILPAPVVSDTLRRPVAFQNIKSDYTVVFFYDPHCGHCRESAPKLQKFVDTYKGKGVEVVAIAIDQSPEEWKKFIREFKLGNAINGYDFASRTDYRHQYDVWTTPTVYVLDKNKKIIARKLPVEQIEDFVLFHKRQHAAQGAPKPAVAPANAKASVKK, from the coding sequence ATGAAAAATCTCCTACTTACCGCTCTGTTTGGCTTGTTTCTCACAACCTGTCTACAGGCGCAATCTACTAACCCTCCGGCTCAATCTGAGGGTTTCAAAATCACAGCCCATGTTCAGGGAATAAAGGATACAACCTGCGTACTGGCTCACTACTTCGGTGCTGGTCAGTATATTCCGAAAGATACTGCCCGCGTCGATGTCAACGGCAATATGGTTTTTGAAGGCAAGAAGCACCTTCCGGAAGGGCTATACATCGCCGTAACACCCAAAAATCGCTACATCGAATTGTTGATGACAAACGATCAGGAATTCTCGTTCGCGACTGATACGGCCAATGTCATCAAAAATATGAAAGTTACCGGCTCCAAAGAGAACGAACTGTTCTACACTTATCAGCAGGGGCTCGGAAGTTTTTATGATGAAGCAAAAGCGCTGGAAGTAGAGAAGAAACTCCGGAATGATGCCACTTCGGCCGCCATGGTAAACCAGAAAATGAGCGATTTGCAGAAAAAGGCGCAGATGTACCGCGAGCAGTTCTTTAAAGAAAATAACAACACGTTTGCCGTTAAACTGATAAAAGCATCGGCCGAACCCGACGTACCACCAGCTCCCAAACTGGCTAACGGTCGGCCCGACTCGGTATGGGTTTTTAATTATTTCAAAAGCCACTTCTGGGATGATTACGATTTTGCCGATGAGCGTTTTGTGCGTACGCCCATTCTACAGAAGAAAATTGACCGCTACCTTAAGGAACTGACTGTACAAACGCCCGATTCGCTCATCAAAGAAGCTGACCTGATGGTAGGAAAGGCAAGAGCAGGCAAGAGTAAGGAAGTACTATCATACACTGTCTGGTATATAACCAGTCAGTATGAACAACCCAAAGTAATGGGCACGGATGGTCTATTTGTCCACATGTTCGAGAAGTACTACGCTACGGGGATCATGCCCGTATCCGATTCGTCAACGATCAAGAACATTGGCGATCGCGTCAAGACGCTGAAACCGTTGTTAGTTGGTAAGATTCTTCCGGCACCGGTGGTCAGCGATACACTACGTCGGCCGGTCGCCTTCCAGAACATCAAGTCTGATTACACCGTCGTTTTCTTTTATGATCCGCATTGTGGCCATTGCCGTGAGAGCGCGCCGAAACTCCAGAAATTCGTTGATACCTATAAAGGCAAGGGCGTAGAAGTTGTCGCCATCGCCATTGATCAAAGCCCGGAAGAATGGAAGAAATTTATCCGCGAATTCAAACTGGGGAATGCCATCAACGGCTATGATTTTGCGTCACGCACGGACTATCGGCATCAATATGATGTCTGGACAACGCCGACAGTGTATGTGCTCGATAAAAATAAGAAGATCATTGCCCGCAAACTCCCTGTTGAGCAAATTGAAGACTTCGTGCTTTTCCACAAACGCCAGCATGCTGCCCAAGGTGCGCCAAAGCCTGCTGTTGCTCCAGCCAACGCAAAGGCAAGCGTAAAAAAATGA